Proteins from a genomic interval of Amycolatopsis sp. cg13:
- a CDS encoding DUF4383 domain-containing protein, protein MVRAHRARVRVEGVQPAQVLAILLGVLFLAYGIIGLVKSGFGDFTGHGVTLWRFSANPLNNVVHVVTGVIGLLLALGSGRARTFGWLLFIGYGALFVWGLMLAGTITVNPVSGLGNPLNLADADNWLHLGIAVLGLLTAVLPARHGVLLPEDEEPAEVDTAAQPRRPEAGGHGLAH, encoded by the coding sequence ATGGTTCGTGCGCATCGAGCCCGCGTCCGGGTGGAAGGGGTGCAGCCCGCTCAGGTGCTGGCCATTCTGCTCGGGGTCCTGTTTCTCGCCTACGGCATCATCGGGCTCGTGAAGTCCGGGTTCGGGGATTTCACCGGACACGGTGTCACTTTGTGGCGGTTTTCCGCCAATCCGCTGAACAACGTCGTCCACGTGGTGACCGGCGTGATCGGCTTGCTGCTGGCCTTGGGTTCCGGCCGCGCCCGGACGTTCGGCTGGCTGCTCTTCATCGGCTACGGCGCGCTGTTCGTCTGGGGCCTGATGCTCGCCGGGACGATCACGGTCAACCCGGTATCCGGCCTTGGCAACCCGCTCAACCTCGCCGACGCGGACAACTGGCTGCATCTCGGCATCGCGGTTCTCGGTCTGCTGACCGCGGTACTCCCGGCGCGCCACGGAGTTCTGCTTCCCGAGGACGAGGAACCCGCCGAGGTCGACACGGCTGCTCAGCCGCGCCGCCCCGAGGCCGGCGGGCACGGATTGGCCCACTAG
- a CDS encoding anthrone oxygenase family protein produces MLSALEVCTIVVVGVMVGVEFSVAFVINPILNGLPDDSNQLGRAHGGRMLGAIMPFWYIGSLVLSAIWAVLAWDRPGTGLVVIGAGLLIVSVVMSILLLVPINNQGKTWTPENRPADWKEQMNRWDRYHYVRVAVIIGAFAVLVAALV; encoded by the coding sequence ATGCTCAGCGCACTCGAGGTCTGCACCATCGTGGTCGTCGGCGTGATGGTGGGGGTGGAGTTCTCCGTCGCCTTCGTCATCAACCCGATCCTCAACGGGCTCCCCGACGACAGCAATCAGCTAGGCCGCGCCCACGGGGGCCGGATGCTCGGCGCGATCATGCCGTTCTGGTACATCGGGTCGCTTGTCCTGAGCGCGATCTGGGCGGTTCTTGCTTGGGATCGCCCTGGCACCGGGCTCGTCGTGATTGGCGCCGGGCTGCTGATCGTGAGTGTGGTGATGTCGATTCTGCTGCTCGTCCCGATCAACAACCAGGGCAAGACGTGGACCCCGGAGAACCGGCCCGCGGACTGGAAAGAGCAGATGAACCGCTGGGACCGTTACCACTATGTGCGGGTCGCGGTGATCATCGGTGCGTTCGCTGTGCTGGTCGCCGCGCTGGTCTGA
- a CDS encoding TetR/AcrR family transcriptional regulator has protein sequence MSVHERKQREQAERERLIVATARELAEQQGWDAVTTRRLAERIEYSQPVLYSHFRGKREIIGAVALDGAAELAAAVRAAASAEDDPRARVTALSRAYLDFAEQHPAVYDAIFQLDGGIAFAQEDTPEPLKDAFAALMETLGEVAGEGVHPGLFTELFWASLHGIATLTRAGRQPREFAEQRVDLLVERLAVV, from the coding sequence ATGTCGGTACACGAACGCAAGCAGCGCGAACAAGCGGAACGCGAGCGCCTCATCGTGGCGACCGCTCGGGAGCTCGCCGAGCAGCAGGGCTGGGACGCCGTCACCACCCGCAGGCTCGCCGAGCGCATCGAGTACAGCCAGCCCGTCCTCTACAGCCATTTCCGCGGCAAGCGCGAGATCATCGGCGCCGTCGCGCTCGACGGGGCCGCTGAACTGGCCGCAGCGGTGCGGGCCGCAGCCAGCGCCGAAGACGATCCGCGCGCCCGGGTCACGGCCCTCTCCCGCGCGTACCTCGACTTCGCCGAGCAGCACCCGGCGGTCTACGACGCGATTTTCCAGCTCGACGGTGGAATCGCGTTCGCGCAGGAAGACACTCCGGAACCGCTGAAGGACGCCTTTGCCGCACTGATGGAAACCCTCGGCGAAGTCGCCGGCGAAGGCGTCCACCCGGGTCTGTTCACTGAGCTGTTCTGGGCGTCCCTGCACGGAATCGCGACCCTGACCCGCGCGGGACGGCAGCCGCGGGAGTTCGCCGAGCAGCGGGTCGACCTGCTCGTGGAACGGCTCGCCGTGGTCTGA
- a CDS encoding alpha/beta hydrolase produces MLAVIGVLALLAVISVPWFWDKWRKRKQIGRSATVLVALCLVVVTLGLTGNMIGGFFPTLGSLLGTGAFAAEGIDVEGGDNGVDLARARDLGVAHARVGKGTIAHVTVTGRRTGLTRDVTVYLPPQYFQHPYKSMRFPAITWIPNYPSGPEVTTAPIGYHLPEQLDAAISKHLLPPVIVLIPDPTGTPKIGHDTECVDEVNGSPNDTYLSADVREWAIQRLGVNPDRRAWTIAGWSSGGYCALNLVTRHPQWYAQAASVSGYEKAQVDGETENLFRGRKDIEDANNVKINVRLHPAPLELLAISGEKEQNESRAVDQMRAAAQAPVQFTSWRIPDAGHNMNTFKAQLPDVLTWIGQRIPGPSAPGPRADVTGGVKPWPLPSTGARGGLTAVEQ; encoded by the coding sequence ATGCTCGCGGTGATCGGCGTGCTCGCGCTTCTCGCGGTCATCTCGGTCCCGTGGTTTTGGGACAAATGGCGCAAGCGCAAGCAAATCGGCCGCAGTGCCACGGTTCTTGTCGCGCTGTGCCTGGTAGTCGTCACGCTTGGTTTGACCGGCAACATGATCGGCGGATTCTTCCCGACGCTCGGCTCGCTGCTCGGCACCGGCGCGTTCGCCGCGGAGGGCATCGACGTCGAGGGCGGCGACAACGGTGTGGATCTCGCCCGCGCACGGGACCTCGGAGTGGCGCACGCTCGGGTAGGCAAGGGGACCATCGCGCACGTGACGGTGACCGGACGGCGCACCGGCCTCACCCGCGACGTAACGGTTTACCTTCCGCCGCAATACTTCCAGCATCCGTACAAGTCGATGCGGTTCCCGGCGATCACGTGGATCCCGAACTACCCGTCCGGCCCGGAGGTCACCACCGCCCCGATCGGGTACCACTTGCCCGAGCAGCTTGACGCGGCGATCTCGAAGCATCTGCTGCCGCCGGTGATCGTGCTGATCCCGGACCCGACCGGAACGCCGAAAATCGGCCATGACACCGAATGTGTCGACGAGGTCAACGGAAGTCCCAATGACACCTACCTGTCCGCCGACGTCCGGGAGTGGGCGATTCAGCGCCTCGGCGTCAATCCGGACCGGCGGGCGTGGACGATCGCGGGCTGGTCGTCCGGCGGCTATTGCGCGCTGAATCTCGTGACGCGGCATCCGCAGTGGTACGCGCAGGCGGCGAGCGTGAGCGGATACGAAAAGGCCCAAGTGGACGGTGAGACCGAGAATCTCTTCCGCGGCCGCAAGGACATCGAGGACGCGAACAACGTCAAGATCAACGTCCGGCTGCACCCGGCCCCGCTGGAACTTCTCGCGATCTCCGGCGAGAAGGAACAGAACGAAAGCCGCGCGGTCGACCAGATGCGCGCGGCCGCGCAGGCGCCGGTGCAGTTCACGTCATGGCGGATTCCGGACGCGGGGCACAACATGAACACGTTCAAGGCGCAGCTGCCGGACGTCCTGACGTGGATCGGACAGCGGATTCCGGGACCGTCGGCACCAGGCCCGCGGGCGGACGTGACCGGTGGCGTGAAGCCGTGGCCGTTGCCGAGCACGGGCGCACGGGGCGGGCTGACCGCGGTCGAGCAGTGA
- a CDS encoding alpha/beta hydrolase yields MTANPQNLALEPAALAFAEATDQPPYLFQLPPAEGRKAVDGVQDGDVALAPADIETLTVPGGPNGDVEVRIVKPQGVTGPLPVLVYIHGAGWVFGDFHTHERLVRELAAGTGAAVVFPEYSRSPEVRYPVAIEENYAAVKWVVQNGAEKGLDTTRIAIAGDSVGGNMTAALTLMAKERGDVKFLQQVLFYPVTDASFDTESYTKFADGYFLSREGMKWFWDQYTTDEAQRAEITASPLRATVEQLAGLPPALVITGEADVLRDEGEAYAAKLRTAGVPVTAVRYQGVIHDFVMVNALRETHAAEAAITQAITVLRGAFGN; encoded by the coding sequence ATGACCGCGAACCCGCAGAACCTCGCTCTCGAACCGGCCGCCCTGGCGTTCGCCGAGGCCACCGACCAGCCGCCGTACCTCTTCCAGCTCCCGCCCGCCGAGGGTCGCAAAGCGGTCGACGGCGTCCAGGACGGCGACGTCGCACTGGCGCCTGCCGACATCGAGACGCTGACCGTCCCGGGTGGACCGAACGGCGACGTCGAGGTCCGGATCGTGAAGCCGCAGGGCGTCACCGGGCCGCTGCCGGTGCTCGTCTACATCCACGGCGCCGGCTGGGTCTTCGGCGATTTCCACACCCACGAGCGGCTGGTCCGCGAACTCGCCGCCGGAACCGGCGCGGCCGTCGTTTTCCCGGAATACAGCCGTTCGCCGGAGGTTCGTTACCCCGTCGCGATCGAAGAGAACTACGCCGCCGTGAAGTGGGTTGTCCAGAACGGTGCGGAGAAGGGGCTCGACACCACGCGAATCGCGATCGCGGGCGACTCCGTCGGCGGAAACATGACCGCGGCGCTGACGCTCATGGCGAAGGAGCGCGGCGACGTGAAGTTCCTTCAGCAGGTGCTGTTCTACCCGGTCACCGACGCTTCCTTCGACACCGAGTCGTACACCAAGTTCGCCGACGGCTACTTCCTCAGCCGCGAAGGAATGAAGTGGTTCTGGGACCAGTACACGACCGATGAAGCGCAGCGCGCCGAGATCACGGCTTCGCCGCTTCGCGCCACTGTGGAGCAGCTCGCCGGACTGCCGCCGGCGCTCGTGATCACCGGCGAGGCGGACGTGCTTCGCGACGAAGGCGAGGCGTACGCCGCGAAGCTGCGTACGGCGGGCGTGCCGGTGACGGCGGTGCGATACCAGGGCGTGATCCACGACTTCGTGATGGTGAACGCGCTTCGTGAAACGCACGCGGCGGAAGCGGCGATCACACAGGCGATCACGGTCTTGCGTGGCGCATTCGGCAACTAA
- a CDS encoding MarR family winged helix-turn-helix transcriptional regulator → MTSPDTGETGSLLLDDQLCFGLYSASRAVTALYRALLEPLDLTYPQYLVMLALWQQDEQQVKELGSALNLDSGTLSPLLKRLEKAGLIKRERQSDDERSVRIRLTEEGTALRAKAEGIPPHVGAAMNLNNAELGRMRAAMDQLTASVNAYRESYRPS, encoded by the coding sequence ATGACCAGCCCAGACACCGGAGAAACCGGCTCGCTGCTGCTTGACGACCAGCTGTGCTTCGGCCTGTACTCGGCCTCCCGGGCAGTCACCGCGCTCTACCGCGCACTGCTCGAACCGCTCGACCTGACCTACCCGCAGTACCTGGTGATGCTCGCGCTGTGGCAGCAGGACGAGCAGCAGGTCAAGGAACTCGGCTCCGCGCTGAACCTCGACTCCGGCACGCTGTCGCCGCTGCTGAAGCGGCTGGAGAAGGCCGGGCTCATCAAGCGCGAACGGCAATCCGACGACGAGCGCTCGGTCCGCATCCGGCTCACCGAAGAGGGAACCGCGTTGCGCGCCAAGGCGGAAGGGATTCCGCCGCACGTCGGAGCGGCGATGAATCTGAACAACGCCGAACTCGGCCGGATGCGCGCCGCGATGGATCAGCTGACGGCTTCGGTCAACGCCTACCGGGAGTCCTACCGGCCGAGCTGA
- a CDS encoding SAM-dependent methyltransferase, which produces MSTQDEALRAVEASLDRPSAARVYDYFIGGTTNYAIDRIFAEKVRERLPLMGEYCRTSRQFLGRAVRQSVREGIRQFVDIGSGLPTAGNVHEVADDERPEHDTSVLYLDNEPVALAHSQVLLADTADEDRHQAMAADLLQPAELWDRVADSHVIDIRKPVALIVNAVLHFIKDDQDPDGILDFYRKQLAPGSLLILSQMTNENPVDDNERQALVDIIKYYESTTNPGILRTKAEFERFFGGWPLLEPGLVYAPAWHPDGDTVFAKAPSESRVIGGVARKPQA; this is translated from the coding sequence ATGAGCACACAGGACGAAGCACTGCGCGCGGTGGAAGCCAGTCTGGACCGGCCGTCGGCGGCCCGCGTCTACGACTACTTCATCGGCGGCACCACCAACTACGCGATCGACCGGATCTTCGCCGAGAAGGTGCGCGAACGGCTGCCGCTGATGGGCGAGTACTGCCGCACCAGCAGGCAGTTCCTCGGCCGCGCGGTGCGCCAGAGCGTGCGCGAGGGCATCCGGCAGTTCGTCGACATCGGCTCCGGCCTTCCCACCGCGGGCAACGTGCACGAGGTGGCCGACGACGAACGCCCGGAACACGACACTTCCGTGCTGTACCTGGACAACGAGCCGGTCGCGCTCGCGCATTCGCAGGTGCTGCTCGCCGACACCGCGGACGAGGACCGGCACCAGGCGATGGCCGCCGACCTCCTGCAGCCCGCCGAATTGTGGGACCGGGTCGCCGATTCGCACGTGATCGACATCCGGAAGCCGGTGGCGCTGATCGTCAACGCGGTGCTGCACTTCATCAAGGACGACCAGGACCCGGACGGCATCCTCGACTTCTACCGCAAGCAGCTCGCGCCGGGCTCGTTGCTCATTCTTTCCCAGATGACCAACGAAAACCCGGTCGACGACAACGAACGCCAAGCGCTGGTCGACATCATCAAGTACTACGAGTCGACCACCAACCCGGGCATCCTGCGCACGAAGGCGGAGTTCGAACGGTTCTTCGGCGGCTGGCCGCTGCTCGAACCGGGCCTGGTGTACGCGCCGGCGTGGCATCCCGACGGCGACACGGTGTTCGCGAAGGCGCCGTCGGAGTCGCGCGTGATCGGCGGCGTGGCCCGCAAACCGCAGGCCTGA
- a CDS encoding sensor histidine kinase, with protein sequence MSTRPAEWISKAVRDAATADRWLAGLVTVLAFTPPLSLIGTTFGGLPSRAPDAGSVLLTLGMTVPIAVRTRWPAVCLAVTGLSFACYESLGYDATFGGLALVLALYSAGAHQRRFRIPLALGASAAYAVFYLVLRLRGSPERPIDAVVFYAALAAAAVIGGLVRGRRIAEAERRRLEADAAAAAERARLARELHDVVSHHVTAMVVQSGAAQVLAESPARVAEALGSIGESGREALRELRSLLGVLEATGERVPGRDSPSLRSVSDLVRRARIGGQPIEFAEEGERPELSAEAGLTAYRVVQEALTNAVKYATGRPTTVRIGNRPEEVDLEVTTEGSTPGIADGLSGGRGLDGLRDRVREVGGELTAGAGPDGRFRVHARIPARREP encoded by the coding sequence ATGTCGACGCGCCCGGCGGAGTGGATCAGCAAAGCCGTGCGCGACGCCGCGACAGCCGACCGATGGCTCGCGGGGCTGGTGACCGTTCTGGCTTTCACGCCGCCGCTTTCCTTGATCGGCACCACTTTCGGCGGCCTGCCGTCCCGCGCGCCCGACGCGGGATCGGTGCTGCTCACCTTGGGCATGACCGTGCCCATCGCCGTCCGCACGCGCTGGCCCGCCGTGTGCTTGGCGGTGACCGGCCTGTCGTTCGCCTGCTACGAATCCCTGGGCTACGACGCGACTTTCGGCGGCCTCGCCCTGGTGCTCGCGCTCTACTCGGCGGGCGCGCACCAGCGCCGGTTCCGGATCCCGTTGGCGCTCGGCGCTTCCGCGGCCTACGCGGTGTTCTACCTCGTCCTGCGGCTGCGCGGCTCGCCCGAACGACCGATCGACGCGGTCGTCTTCTACGCCGCGCTGGCCGCGGCGGCCGTCATCGGCGGACTCGTCCGCGGCCGGCGAATCGCGGAAGCCGAGCGACGGCGGCTCGAAGCCGACGCCGCCGCGGCGGCCGAACGCGCCCGGCTCGCCCGGGAACTCCACGACGTGGTGAGCCATCACGTAACCGCCATGGTCGTCCAGTCCGGCGCCGCTCAGGTCCTCGCCGAGTCTCCGGCGCGGGTCGCCGAGGCACTGGGCAGCATCGGCGAGTCCGGCCGGGAAGCACTGCGCGAACTGCGTTCGCTGCTGGGGGTGCTCGAAGCGACCGGCGAGCGGGTTCCGGGCCGGGACTCCCCGTCGCTGCGCTCGGTGTCCGATCTCGTCCGACGGGCCCGGATCGGCGGGCAGCCGATCGAGTTCGCCGAAGAAGGCGAGCGGCCGGAACTGTCCGCGGAGGCCGGCCTCACCGCCTACCGGGTGGTGCAGGAGGCGTTGACCAACGCCGTCAAATACGCCACCGGACGACCGACGACGGTCCGGATCGGCAATCGGCCGGAGGAGGTCGACCTCGAAGTGACGACCGAAGGATCCACGCCGGGAATCGCCGACGGGCTGTCCGGCGGACGCGGACTCGACGGCCTGCGGGACCGGGTCCGGGAGGTCGGCGGCGAACTCACCGCCGGGGCCGGGCCGGACGGCCGTTTCCGGGTGCACGCCCGGATTCCAGCGAGGAGAGAGCCATGA
- a CDS encoding response regulator: protein MTERVRVLVCEDQALIRAGYVTIFGAQPDLEVVGEAEDGPAALAAAERLRPDVIVMDIQMPFLDGIEVTRRLVGPGSTNPAKVLVVTTFNVDEYVFTALRAGASGFLLKDARPAELVNAVRTVARGEALLAPTVTRALIGQFADRIRPAAAAGPGPLEHLTPREREVLVHLARGLSNAEIAEELVLSIETVKTYVSRILSKLDLRDRVQAVVLAYRTGLVSDRD, encoded by the coding sequence ATGACCGAGCGCGTGCGGGTGCTGGTGTGCGAGGACCAAGCGCTGATCCGCGCGGGTTACGTGACGATCTTCGGCGCGCAACCGGACCTGGAGGTGGTCGGGGAGGCCGAGGACGGTCCCGCCGCGCTCGCCGCCGCCGAACGGCTGCGCCCGGACGTCATCGTGATGGACATCCAGATGCCGTTCCTCGACGGCATCGAGGTGACCCGGCGGCTGGTCGGCCCCGGATCGACGAATCCGGCGAAGGTGCTCGTGGTGACCACTTTCAACGTCGACGAGTACGTCTTCACCGCGCTTCGCGCCGGGGCGAGCGGCTTCCTGCTGAAGGACGCGCGACCGGCCGAGCTCGTCAACGCGGTGCGCACGGTCGCCCGCGGCGAAGCGCTGCTCGCGCCGACCGTGACCCGCGCCCTGATCGGTCAGTTCGCCGACCGGATCCGCCCCGCCGCGGCCGCTGGCCCCGGCCCGCTCGAGCACCTCACGCCGCGGGAGCGGGAGGTGCTCGTCCACCTCGCACGAGGACTGTCCAATGCGGAAATCGCGGAGGAACTGGTGCTCAGCATCGAAACCGTGAAGACCTATGTGTCGCGAATCCTGTCCAAACTCGACCTGCGCGACCGCGTGCAGGCGGTGGTGCTGGCCTACCGGACCGGCCTGGTGTCCGATCGCGACTGA
- a CDS encoding lysostaphin resistance A-like protein — MDSQTESANRAVGWRKFRFPLLIVAMAALMVAAGALNSALTGLGVLEFAIGVGTAAAALWGYLRLSRFVEQRPVVAELSPANARAGALRGMAIGAAAFVATMLLVLISGGVDGFSGGSFWGFTATAGLMASVAVTEELLFRGVLFRIVERWLGTWGALALSAILFGVAHLVNPGASLWGALAIAVEAGLMLGAAYVATRTLWLPIGLHFAWNLAEGGVFGTTVSGADGESGSLLHTLLSGPNAVTGGAFGPEASLFAVLVCAVPTVFFLRSAARRGRIVPLRGRQSRSDTRPVR; from the coding sequence ATGGATTCCCAGACCGAGTCCGCGAACCGCGCGGTCGGATGGCGGAAGTTCCGCTTCCCGTTGTTGATCGTGGCAATGGCAGCACTCATGGTGGCCGCCGGAGCATTGAACTCCGCATTGACCGGCCTTGGAGTGTTGGAGTTCGCCATCGGCGTCGGCACCGCGGCGGCGGCGCTGTGGGGTTATCTCCGGCTGAGCCGGTTCGTGGAGCAGCGGCCGGTCGTCGCCGAGCTGTCGCCCGCCAACGCACGCGCGGGGGCGCTGCGCGGAATGGCGATCGGTGCGGCGGCCTTCGTCGCCACCATGCTGCTTGTCCTGATCTCCGGTGGCGTGGACGGGTTTTCCGGCGGTTCGTTCTGGGGCTTTACGGCGACGGCCGGGCTGATGGCGTCCGTCGCGGTCACGGAGGAACTGCTTTTCCGCGGAGTGCTGTTCCGCATCGTCGAACGGTGGCTGGGCACCTGGGGCGCCTTGGCCCTGTCCGCGATCCTCTTCGGTGTCGCGCATCTGGTGAACCCGGGCGCCTCGCTGTGGGGCGCGCTCGCCATCGCGGTCGAGGCAGGCCTCATGCTCGGCGCGGCCTACGTCGCGACCCGCACGCTGTGGTTGCCGATCGGCTTGCATTTCGCGTGGAATCTCGCTGAGGGAGGCGTGTTCGGCACCACGGTGTCCGGTGCGGACGGCGAGAGCGGCAGCCTGCTGCACACTCTGCTGTCCGGTCCGAATGCGGTGACCGGCGGGGCGTTCGGTCCGGAGGCGAGCCTGTTCGCCGTGCTGGTCTGCGCCGTGCCGACGGTTTTCTTCCTTCGCTCGGCCGCGCGCCGGGGCCGGATCGTGCCGCTGCGCGGGCGTCAGTCGCGATCGGACACCAGGCCGGTCCGGTAG
- a CDS encoding patatin family protein: MDPVLELLAERIAESSVPGRRTDGRRLALAVEGGSSRGTYSSGMALALDELGAASAFDDVYGASAGALNAAWLLCGRSRTGVRTWWNPVVMRRIINPLHALRGRAVVDLEYLVHQVYSVLEPMDFPAILANPVGFHPLATDADTGESTDLHPFIEDVDGIKTALAASSCMPVLAGPPIAMGGRRFVDAGIAEPLPFRTALEQGATDVLVLRTRREDELPMRPPRVQDVVVPRFLRRHAPGTIDAWRTQYQRDLEDERQLREDPRLASVRPPFGAPDVSVLERDPAVLRRAVELGRDAVYAALDVLRKAS; this comes from the coding sequence GTGGATCCGGTTCTGGAACTGCTTGCCGAGCGCATCGCCGAGAGCAGCGTGCCGGGGCGGCGGACGGACGGCCGCAGGCTCGCGCTCGCGGTGGAGGGCGGCAGCAGCCGCGGCACGTATTCGAGCGGAATGGCGCTCGCGCTCGACGAACTCGGGGCCGCCAGCGCGTTCGACGACGTCTACGGCGCTTCCGCCGGGGCGCTCAACGCGGCTTGGCTGTTGTGCGGGCGTTCGCGGACCGGCGTGCGGACCTGGTGGAATCCGGTGGTGATGCGGCGGATCATCAACCCGCTGCACGCCCTGCGCGGCCGGGCGGTGGTCGACCTCGAGTACCTCGTGCACCAGGTGTATTCGGTGCTCGAACCGATGGATTTCCCGGCGATCCTGGCGAATCCGGTCGGCTTCCATCCGCTCGCCACCGACGCCGACACCGGCGAGTCGACCGATCTGCACCCGTTCATCGAGGATGTCGACGGGATCAAAACGGCGCTCGCGGCGTCGTCGTGCATGCCGGTGCTGGCCGGACCGCCGATCGCGATGGGCGGGCGGCGGTTCGTGGACGCGGGGATCGCCGAGCCGCTGCCGTTCCGTACTGCCTTGGAGCAGGGCGCGACGGACGTGCTGGTGCTGCGGACCCGGCGCGAGGACGAACTTCCGATGCGGCCGCCGCGGGTGCAGGACGTGGTGGTGCCGCGGTTTCTGCGCCGCCACGCGCCGGGCACCATCGACGCTTGGCGCACGCAGTACCAGCGGGATCTGGAGGACGAACGCCAGCTGCGGGAAGATCCGCGGCTGGCGAGTGTGCGGCCGCCGTTCGGTGCGCCGGATGTTTCTGTGCTGGAACGGGATCCGGCGGTGCTGCGGCGTGCGGTGGAGTTGGGGCGGGACGCGGTTTACGCGGCGTTGGACGTGCTGCGCAAGGCGTCCTGA